The Glycine soja cultivar W05 chromosome 4, ASM419377v2, whole genome shotgun sequence genomic sequence GTAAGGGATTTTTCTATTGCAGTTGTGTgtcaaaaacattttattttcgtAAGTCGCATTTAGCATCAGCTAGATGAAtgattgaaagaagaaaaacatcaTTCAAACACATTAAtctcaatatttaaaaaaaaaactcaatccaACATATGACAGCAGAGACTCCAGTActatcttcattcttcaacaCAGTCAAAAGCATCAAcatcacaaattaaaataaaaaaatgattttttttcactctaatAATCTCTATAAATATCAGAGTGTGTTTGTTTGTTGGAAGAgtatatttgttaaataatacAAGGTTACAAATTTCATTGAATAATCTGAAGTATATAAAATAGAATTGTTTAGGTAATATCAAGGTCAAAACCCTGCATTTACTCATTATAGTCCTTATATAAATATGCAAATACTTCTGATGCTCAAAAAGGAAACTTTAGAGCAGAGATACCTCCTCATTTCATCATCTTGTCGTTTAGCATCCATTTCCTTGCTTGGGGGATATTTTGGAAGACTTGAAGGATCACAAGCATAAGGTTCTCTGGTAAAGAACTAGAGGATGTAGGAGCAGACAAACATGACAAATGTCAAAACTCAACAATAACACCTAAATCAGATTTAAGGTAATTTCACTTTATCAATTCTTAGTtattacacatatatataactGTATTACATTCATTTTAGACCATCTACATACTTTATTATGAAGATCTAAGACAAGTCATCCATTCCATGCAggaatttaatttaagtttaattccAAAACATAACACGATAAAGCAAATTGTTGAATCTACTCCAAGATAGGATTCTTATGGTTAAGATAGACACAACTTAAGAGAGGAACATCAACTCTAgaaaatatttaagatttaacaaaatattttcttatagtaGCAGGTTATTACATTCAAGCACATGGTTAGGATAAGATATCCAAAACAAGAAGCTGAAGAGACAAGCACTTAGACGATTTATTGTCAAGATCAAAAGATTCATTAGCTATAATTGTTGTTAAGGATCGTATAGCCTGATGAAAACATGTTCcacatcaaaaaaattatacggCTTCATGTAGCTCAATACACAGGTTATTCATACATGTCACAAAACAAAGCTTCAAGTATGTGTTTTAGACCTCCAGGAAAATCCATATGCACAATGCACCATCAATAGAACAATCAAAGTGATTTGACtaagaaataataaaaccaATAACAAGGCAGTACAAAATCTAAGAGTATCACACTAGTATTTTAATGACAAGAAGATCTGGAATTTTGAAAAGCCCACCTCACTTCTTAAAGCATCTGAGGCAGTTTTCCGTTCTACAGGATCAATTGCAAGAAGTGTATCGATCAGAGGTAGAGCAGAAGGCAAAAAATCTTTAAATGTCTCTCTTATGCGTCTCTTGTATGGCTCGCGTGGTTTAAACAAGGTAGCATTAGGCAACTTTGACTTCTTCCAATACTCATCGGAAGGTGAACCACATAGTTTGTATATCTTGTGCATTTGTTCCACCTATGCATGTAAAGACTtagaaaaaatctatttttgatTTCTTATAACCATCAAATAAATGCAATTGCATATATATCATAGAATCAAACTATGCCATGCAAATTTGAAATTTCCACAAACTATGCAAGAGATATTAGAACTAAACGTAAGATCTAGTGGTAGTATACCAATTAAAAAGGAGCATTTTctataaaatagagtttttatACATTCTGTATAAATACTTCCATGTCTTAATGTATAAGAAAGTTGTAGACTCTTTCCATTCTGTTACCTGCCAAATTGGACACAACTCAACTTAATGGTTTAGTGTTTGACTATTTCTTAGTGAGAGCTACACTAGAAGAGGAATTGCATTAATACTCCTATTGATATCTTCTCTGTGAGCTCAAATGAAGTTGATCTTTAAATTGAATTAGCTATTAGCAATGACTCTCCCCGTACTGCTTTTTACCAATAAATTTGTCACATACAAAAATAGTAGTTACGGTGACCAAAGGAAAAGGATAGTAAAAGGAGTAATACTCATTATCTTAATCATCTTATCaacattttgttttctatttctctTATCAAATCATAAAACCTACTATActtttaattatcttaataGGTCTAACTCTAGTCCTATTCCTATCATGAACAAACAGATTAAACACAAAACGAGATGGATGAATAGTAAAATAGACATTAAATGAGTTAACCTATATTATACACAAAAACACAATTCGAGAGACCAAAATtagatttaataattaatataaatactgCCAATGATCCAAAATCATGTGTTACATTATAGtatgtgtagaagcaagcttcatgatgatgaatcaagttgattcaagtagttttgatgatgacaaaaagcccaagagaatgatttcaagattgagtcaacaagttcaagatcaagattaatttcaagattcaagaaatgacatcaagaagaatcaagattcaagagaagatgatctcacaagggaagtattgaaaagaatttttcaaaaaccaaacatagcacagttttgttttacaagaaaagtttttctcaaaattttctaagttaccagagtttttgctctctggtaatcgattaccagtttcctataattgattatcagtggcaaagtttgatttcaaaagtttttaactgaatttgcaacgttccaattgatttttaaatggtgtaatcgattacaatatattggtaatcgattaccagtgtatctgaacgttgaaattcaaattcaattgtgaagagtcacatcctttcataaaatgctttgtgtaatcgattacatggttttggtaatcgattaccagtgagaagttttgaataaaaagtcaagagatgtaactcttctagtagtttttaggatttttctcaaggttataactcttccaatggttttcttgactagacatgaagagtctataaaagcaagaccttgacttgcatttcaataagAATTACAACTTTTTAGAACAACTttttgagaaatcttgaaacctttgctactcatctttcttcttcttccttttccaaaagctttctaagttttctagtttccaaaccattttctttcacaaaaaacaaaagtgtgctatatcttttcattctcttctccctttgccaaaaagaattcaacaaggactaatcgcctgaattctttttgtgtcttttttctcccttttccaaaagaacaaaggactaaccgcctgaattattttgtgtctcccttctcccttttcaaagaattcaataggacacagtctaagaattcttttgattcttccctttcccttaaacaaaagatttcaaaggactaaccgcctgagatatcttttgtttcccctttataaagattcaaaggactaaccgcctgagaattctttgtcttaacacattggagggtacatcctttgtggtacaagtagagggtacatctacttgggttgttgtacctgagaacaagagagggtacatctcttgtggatcagttcaagtggagggtacatccacttggttgttcaaagagaacaaggaagggtacatcccttgtggatctttgcttgtaaaggtttttacaaggttgaaaagaaatctcaaggaccgcagtttgcttggggattggatgtaggcacgggttgttgccgaattagtataaaattcttgtgtttgtcttcttcttccctacactctttaatttccgctgtgaaCTTtcaattattgcttttacttttggttaagtttcaattactgttctttactttcttaacttggtagtaaaagcctaattaaatctagtaacattaagaaggataagttttaattagtcaaggtacattaataattaattcaaccccccctttttaattattctgaggccacttgatccaacaatatgTGTAGAAGCCAATTGAAATTGTAAATATACAAATTGAATACATCGTGGTTTCACTTTTGACATGATAGTCATTACAATTTGGTGCTTGTTTATctaaaagcaaaaacaaaaatcattaatttttttcccttttgcaTGCATACCTCGAGCTTTAAGTAGAAACACAGATACTCCACGTTACGCATTGGTTTTAGAAGAATCTCTAATCCATGATTATGAGTGATATCCACCCTCACCAACTTGGGAATACTTTGAAACTCTACAATATCATCATCCTAAAACTTAACAATATTCAACTTGGGATAAATAAACACAGCATAAATCccaattattacaaaaatagaaTCGAAATGTAGCGTTTTGAGTCTGGGTAGGTGAATGGACCTAATGGTGGTGTACCTGGACGACGAGCGTTGTGCAGTTGAAGACGCTGCTCGAAAATTTGAACGCCTAGGGAATCACGCGATGGAGGTGCTCGAGGCTGCTGAACGATGACGTTTAGCCATGTCTCTATGTCAGAGTAAGAGAGGTCGTTATGATCTCATAACTTGTTGGAGTTGAAGTGGAAGCGCGTGAGGGGATGGTGCGGGATGAGTGAGTGAATGGAAGTGTCGATGAACGTAAAGAATGAGGAGAAGTGAGACCTAGATGCCGCCTCCATTACGTAGTCAATGGACGTCATTTCTTCTGACATCATGCTCTCTTGGTAATGTTGTTTTTCTATTGTGGTCATTGTCGTTTCATTTGGGTGCTGCAGACTCTGAATCAAAGCCATTATTGTTcccaaaaattattttcctcCGTCATCAAGCTCCACCATGCAGCCACACAGGTTCACAATCTCCTCTGTCGTGGCATCAATCTAGTGCTGGAGGCACTTCTCCTCCACCAGCCACGCGTTCCGATGCGAGGTGAAGAACGATGGGGTGTGTGGTAGaagcaaatgaagaagaaggtaGTGGCGGTGATGAACGAGGTTAGGGTTTGGAGTAGAGGGGGTGTGAAACACAAGGTTGTTTTGGGAGGAGGCTCTGATGGAGTGTAACCTAAATGAGAGGAGGAAGACAGAAAGTGAGGTGGTGGAGGAGAATGAAGATGGTAACGGAGTGAAGAAGACAGTCCGTGGAAGGAGAAGTAGTGAATGTGTACAATCTTTGAATACTCATGAAGACTGAGCGTGACAACGAGAAGATAAGGCTCATTCCACGAGAATGACACTAATTTCAAAGATGATTTTAAGAAAACCATCTTGAACAGTCATTTTTAACACGATTTTGATAAAACTGCtgttgtatatattttattatttacaaaaatgccaccattttatatattaagacggtttttcagGAACCGTTTTAAAAAACGTGTCATAAAAAGATACATTTTAGtagtgaaaatacaaaatttaatccccgaaagtgtaaaaagtacaACATATATACATGATCGTTAACTTTCATCTGTCACTGTTAATAAAATGGTTTATGTGATACAAATAGACAAATTTGTCATTGAAATGATTGACAATATAACCATCTCTAGTTGCCAACATAGGGaaatatttgtcatataatatgtttgttttattatgtttgttttaaattacatttgccaatgtatttttttaagtgattattgtaatgttatgtttgtaatgataaaaatttaccctaaaattatattttacccttaaatgaaatgaaatttcgagtctaacaaattagtccaatagaaACATACTATTATTtaggtttaataaaaaattattgacattttcatCAAATAATGGTAACTTATTGATATTTTGGTTGAATGAAACATATTGATATTTAGGtccaaaaaatattactaatattttcctctaataaaaaaatattgacattttttttcaaaaaatgatatCTTACAGACATTTTAGTCCAATCTAGTCAGCATGACCACATTGACAAttatttcagtgacaaattcaCCCTTGTGTGTTAcgtagactattttattaaacaGTGACAAACAAAAGTTAACGGTCAAATGTATTTATTACACTTTTGACACTTTCAccgattaaattttatatttttatctttcagagACACATTTGTTAGCGAATTACACATTAATGGACAAAAGTAACTATTTATCCTACTATCTTTTATTCTTacaaatagaaattaaactttaaGCATGCATTTTTGGAATTCCAATGGATCCAAGTGGAGCAGGCATTTGAGAGGCATCTAACAAAATTCCAAACATGCCCTTAAACTTTTAAGTTcttattttaaacttaaaacttGTAAGTAGTTTTTTGAAGCCAAATATAAAAAGACCAAACGGACTAGAAATCGTGAAAGCCAACACCAATGTAataatgacaataaaataaaataaactcacATCAAGACAGTAATGAAAGGATGATTACAGTAATATAATTCAACGTGATTCCGGAAATGTAATACGTTTTTAAAGAGCAGACAAATATATGGCTGCCAATCCAAACATACCGATAAACGGGAagacaaaagacaaaaaaaaaaaaaaatactaatacctatatttttctcacttattatctcacaaaaaaatataattcaacgtgactcatattttttaaacactTTAACAAACACGTCTTTTCTCTCTATTCATGTGAAATCCTAATACCTATATTTTTCTCACTTATTATCTCTGAAATTGGCAGGGTGGTAATCTTACGCTTGCGGCTTGCGCGCATTCATTGTCGAAGGCAAAGTGGTACGCATTTCGTTGTGTGAGAAAGAAGATGTGTTGTCGCTTGAGCAACAGCCTGGTAGGGTTGCTGAACCTGCTCTCCTTCCTCCTGTCGATACCCATTCTGGTAACCGGCGTGTGGCTGCACAAGCAAGCGGAAACGGAATGCGAGAGATGGCTGGAGAAGCCCCTCATCGTGTTGGGCGTTTTCCTCTTGGTGGTGTCCCTGGCAGGTCTTCTCGGGGCGTGTTGCCGCCTCTCGTGCCTCCTCTGGCTCTACCTCTTCGTCATGTTCATCCTCATCATCGTTGTCTCCGCCTTCACCGTCTTCGCATTCGTTGTCACCAACAAGGGCGCTGGCGAGGTAGTTTCTAACCGCGGTTACAGGGAGTACCGGCTTGGCGACTACTCAAACTGGTTGCAGAACAGAGTGACCAACCCCCACACGTGGAACCGGATCAAGAGCTGCCTCCAGTCGGCCAAACTCTGCGACAAATTCGAAACTCAATTTGCCAACGACTCCGCGCAGCAGTTCTACGCGGAGAACTTGTCCGCGCTCCAGGTATTATTCTGTTCTCCAATTGTTTCCATTTCTAATGCAGATCTCGTTCTCACCTTAGATCTCATATTATTCTGTTAGCATATGAGAGGTGTTTGTGTCATTTTGTATCATAAGTAGGTTTCTttgttgtattattattttatcaaccTCTTCAGTtcttttcacttattttttaagGTGGCATATGTTAGGCTAAAAGGTAAAAGTGGCTTTTTATTGCTCTTGAGCTGCACTTGTGTTGCATATCTGTAATTTTCGGTTCCTTGCAGCGTTTGGGATACTTTTTTTCCCTTCatgatttatttggttttcataattaaatattttgaacattCCGAACCGAGTTTAGGAGTAATATGTTTTTATGCAACGAATAACGAAGAGAATCATACACCTGCAAAGTATCTCTACCTTTCTATCACCTGATCTTTCATTTTATCTCTCTCCTTCATCAGATATTTcactttctcctttttttcttcctatttctctcttctttttaccGCCTACACCCAAAAATGTGTGAATAAACTGAACTCATATTTTCTTCTGTGTTGCCTTCTATTGactatgaaaaattgaaaaagtaacAAGCTCTCATTTGGCATTTACTTTTGCACTATGGAGTATGAAGTCATCATCTTGGTTAAAGCCATTACTGCTGGTTTTTGAGCTAATATTCAATGAGTTGGTCAAGTGATTCTAAACCCGGTTCTTCTGTGCAGGACTCACAATTAAAAGCAGGCATTGACCTATACTGAACATGATGATTTGTCCTACCCCATTACCCCTGATTAGCCCTCTTGGTGACTAgtgtttcataattattttattcttgtttttaaagtataaaaaagtattatgcTTCACTCAATTTTGAGAACAGATAAGTAGAATAGACATGTTAGTTACTTGCACTTTCCTTGGTACACAAGTATAACAGGTTATGGTGGTATGCCTCGTTCTGCTGATTAACTTAATGAATATTTTACATATGTGCAAATTACTTTGTGTGGAAAATTCTGATGGTTACTAGAGTGATAAGCCATTTTCTTAATGACTTGATAAACTAGTTTGGTTTTAAAGGATATTCATTATACAAGGTAAGCTATCAATTGCATTGACAACCTACCATGGGGGTCTAGATAAGTTGTATGAGTTGGGTGCGTGAGTTATTGTAAATCCTCCAATACCTGTCTTTGAAGCCTatggatcaaataaaaattgcatTGATAAGCCACTTGAAAATTTAGAGGTCTTATGGTTTTccactttttgttgtttttgtgcTGCAGTCCGGGTGTTGTAAGCCATCAAACGACTGTAATTTTGCGTATCAGGGTCCATCTGTCTGGAACAAGACTGATGGTGTAAATCATTCCAACCCTGACTGTAATGCTTGGGACAATGATTCCAATGTTCTGTGCTTCAATTGCGAATCTTGCAAGGCTGGGTTCCTGCAGAACCTTAAGACTGACTGGAAGAAGGTGACGATTGTCAATGTGATATTCCTTGTCTTCCTCATTATTGTGTACTCTGTTGGTTGCTGCGCGTTCCGGAATAACATGAGAGGCAATTGGAAGTACTAGATGCAGCCTTGTATGTTACAAGCATGTAAATGAGTTAAGTAATTTGGTTTCTTTTCTGGATTCTTTGCAGTTGCATagttaatttacaattttatatcATCTACAGTTAGTTTTTAGGCTATGTTCCTGCACTCGTCTTCTATTGGTGAATACTCGTCATCTATTTGTTAATTTGTGTTTAATGTGTTAGGCATGGCCATATGAATTAAGTATTGGAGTGGAGCTGTGCTTCATTTTTCCCATTAGATAAAGCGTGTGTTTATTTAGATAAACGGTGCGGTCAtactaaatagttttttttttttcagtcaaAATAAAGgcaactctttgttgcttccAATTTTTCAATTATTCACCATGATTTTTGTCGCTGGAATCGATTCGGCAGGGTATTAAACACGCACAAAATGGTTTTGTCTTGTTGAGGTGTTCAGATAAGAAGAATGAGTGCAATGGGTGAGGACAAGATAGAGTTAGAGATAGATTGTTGTTACTCGCGTCACGGGCATAGCATTGAGGGAGATATTGTTTTTCTTCTGTGGTATATGGCTTCTTAGCCTTTTCACAAcgtgaaaaaatgaaaagaatcaCTGCTTTTAGGATCATTGCGTGGATCATTGTGTGGCTCTGAGTGCGTTGATTCTTGCCACTATCACCATTATTTTTTGTCGCAACTCAGCTACTTAATGGAAGCCTAAAATTAAGACTTTCGAACGTTGTAAAATGAGGCACTACTCTACTTTTTCTGATTTCAAATGATTGGAATaagaattataagaaaaaaaattattggaatCAGGGCCAGCCTGcccagcaaaaaaaaatattattaatttttataaaataaaaaagtcccAAGTTAATAAAAGATCCCACAATGTTGATAAAAAGTTCAacatatagtttttaaatttaaagtaaaaaaatattttaaaatttattttacatcatGCTCATAGTTAAACTGACCCTAATTAGAATGGGTATTTTTAAACTGCTTTTatcccatttttttaataattacatgtgcgaaataaaaaatagtgtcgaaacaaatattttatcttcttcgGTTTTTCTTCCCAAAGCAGTGTGCGTCATGAAAAGCATATAACGTCTATAGACATTTTCTGCTTTCATCCTTTGCATTTACACGCGATAATTCATCCTCGCCTCTTAGACAACCGTAAACGATCTCAAGTTTCTTGGAGATTCTTTGTAGGGGGaaccataaattattatactaaaacttcatattttcatttattttagggTAATTACtcattttgatatataatttcattcatgaaagatgaaaaatttgaatttaatttctaaatgtaCAAAAATTACGACAAATTGATCTTGCAGTTAACGTTAATGTTTCTGCCGATGTGACACATGACCTCCCTACGTGGTAGTTCATATGTACATATAGGATGACTCGCCATTGATGATTATATTAGACTAATATGTCAGTATGTTTATCAAGAACTAAATTATCagtatttaaagttttttttttataataccctccctctaattttaaaaaatgtcaacaaattagtcttaaatattacaatttattgtcattttagtcctttaaggataaaatttatCCACGAAAAATAAAACAGCAAATTAAATAATCTCAAATACAACACTATTGAAAGCATGCATACTTAAATTACAACTATCAAACATAAAGTTCAATACAATGCAAAAAGCCATTTTGGACATGTGCACTTGGAGGTTTGGATGAAATTTGACGTTGTTAGAATGTTTATTGATGTTGTTAGAAACTACACTATATTTCAGGGCGAAAATATTTAGTGGAAGAAAAATGATCACATAAGAGGTATAACAATTTGCAAACAAAAGGGGTGTCCATGAGAGATTTTAGAGGTGTTCAAATTAAACTAGTTTGGCATTGCCAAtaagataaacaaaatcatatcaaaGCAAATTATGAAAACGAGAGTACATTTTTcgcgatatacattcaccaaataACGCACAAATCATTCACATGTCAGAACATAATTCAGTTTTTACATGTATCTAAACTTGGGATTTACATGCCCAATCAAAAAGAGTCAAGGAACCAACTAATAAGGAAGAgttgataacaaaacacaactttctcccaaaataaatttcaacgtTATCATGTTGCTTTGGTGGCTCCAATAAAAGACTTCTCTCCAAGACACCTACTGTTGCTCTCATCTACTCCCACGAACaaaagtttgagatcatcacatgcaccaaccacacggtacaaaaattgcaagggtgagtttattataaaagatcaacaaacaccATATCACCATGAATAGtaagaaaacaataacaataactacAATCGTTCTCAATAATCCATCAATTCAACATACACTTAACAAACTAGCCATCAACcttatcaaaattcaaatcaattatgctCAGAATAATACATGCACCTAACTCAACTCTAAAATGCAATGTGGCACCATTCATcaagaaatagcctaagcgtgtccacatgatactttcacttaggaaaactagccagcaagtgtcgaggtcaccctgtcaTGCACATGCAACTCCCCTCCCCCATGGTGATCAAtatgagtctcaagggagttctaAACCCAGTGATATGCTCTCAAGTACTAGCCtttttcctcatgaaaaactacaTGTACTtattgacaaagtttatactattttcatgcaattatgaagtatgaaacatggacaccatcaatgcactaatCGTGGATAGTTAAAAATTCTAAGCCCCTTCCTTctccagggatatccaacaagtcATTGCAttccccatgtacatacacaacatacatccatCACGATGACATCATGAACATCAACTCATCTCAATGCCATCATCAATGTCAacaatcatctcatctcaatatcatcatcGATATCAATATCTTCTTATCTCAATGTCATCATCAacaatcatctcatctcaatatcatcaacatcacaAGAAACTGcattccacacacacacacacacacacacacacacattcatGCTTGGGATTCACATTCCCCAGGTCTTCTGACAACACAAATCTCATACAATAACAATCCATAATACCATGAAATTG encodes the following:
- the LOC114409569 gene encoding tetraspanin-7-like, producing the protein MCCRLSNSLVGLLNLLSFLLSIPILVTGVWLHKQAETECERWLEKPLIVLGVFLLVVSLAGLLGACCRLSCLLWLYLFVMFILIIVVSAFTVFAFVVTNKGAGEVVSNRGYREYRLGDYSNWLQNRVTNPHTWNRIKSCLQSAKLCDKFETQFANDSAQQFYAENLSALQSGCCKPSNDCNFAYQGPSVWNKTDGVNHSNPDCNAWDNDSNVLCFNCESCKAGFLQNLKTDWKKVTIVNVIFLVFLIIVYSVGCCAFRNNMRGNWKY